Proteins from a genomic interval of Fusarium oxysporum Fo47 chromosome I, complete sequence:
- a CDS encoding glycosyl transferase family group 2-domain-containing protein, with amino-acid sequence MSLFTWFAQRAGGLSMIALSALCYWVIYHDASLEQYRYEGKQPASQYPTDSAIGAGVWSYVFAYYCLFVHILVCIFPLRACWTIWTLTQSMKRAARSDSLLDLKKLASRRDSYTSVSSSETLISSPNSPSSSTTSEAGDYDPEYYTDGVPGACDNVVHVIIIPNYKEEVDTLRETLDVLASHPQAHYSYDVFLGMEHRESSAETKALGLIQEFAKKFRFLDFTLHPSEMPGEAAGKGSNLAWAARKLSEKYSVAVRKNVIITGIDADSHLSSNYFTLLTNMHLSYSETALTTIYSAPIIFDRNAHCVPSLVRVADILWGAAGMSGLYPGSSISPPTSVYSLPLDLIDRVGGWDCGSEAIGEDLHMYIKCFFALNGNLTSRVIYSPVSQSNVTGGGGLLKDTRARYKQALRHMWGALDTGFALRKLVQLWQDRKQTCRSYQPLHYTISDADHLAIPESFPGDEHSGQTYDNGIFSSIHREAVQHPHWENVFYMLHRLFEAHFLPVHMAILVLSSALYVKLTEGNEDPRNLAWIFSWCNLVRIYGFFQIGVYVSLYESFHQTGVASREREMVKAGLANGMDFSRRSLKNNWYDYFAIPVVAPLYGTIPSAQALICQLWGQDLVYTVSKKATRRQIPVVKVDNMA; translated from the exons ATGTCTTTGTTCACATGGTTTGCGCAACGCGCAGGGGGATTAAGTATGATTGCGCTAAGTGCTCTCTGCTATTGGGTCATATACCACGATGCCTCTCTTGAACAATACCGATATGAAGGCAAGCAGCCTGCCTCCCAATACCCTACCGATTCTGCTATAGGTGCTGGTGTTTGGAGCTACGTCTTCGCATATTACTGCCTTTTTGTTCATATACTGGTTTGCATTTTCCCCCTCCGAGCCTGCTGGACTATCTGGACTCTCACCCAATCCATGAAAAGAGCAGCGCGTAGCGATTCATTACTTGATCTGAAGAAACTCGCTTCACGTCGGGACTCCTATACTTCAGTATCGAGCTCCGAGACTCTCATATCCAGTCCAAACAGTCCGTCTTCCTCCACTACCAGTGAAGCCGGCGATTACGATCCTGAATACTATACGGACGGTGTGCCAGGGGCTTGTGACAACGTCGTCcatgtcatcatcattccaAACTAcaaggaagaggttgataCGCTCAGAGAGACCCTCGACGTTCTGGCATCCCATCCTCAGGCTCATTATTCATATGAT GTCTTTCTTGGAATGGAACACAGAGAGAGTAGCGCCGAAACGAAGGCTCTTGGACTGATACAGGAATTTGCGAAGAAGTTCAGATTCCTTGACTTCACACTTCACCCATCAGAAATGCCTGGTGAGGCCGCTGGCAAAGGCAGCAATCTCGCATGGGCTGCTCGCAAGCTGAGCGAGAAGTACTCAGTAGCCGTGAGGAAGAACGTGATAATCACCGGTATTGATG CCGATAGCCATCTTTCATCGAACTACTTTACACTTCTGACAAATATGCACTTATCCTATTCTGAAACCGCATTGACTACCATCTACTCGGCTCCTATTATTTTCGACAGGAACGCGCATTGTGTTCCATCTCTTGTCCGTGTTGCTGATATACTCTGGGGCGCCGCTGGTATGTCTGGCTTGTACCCTGGCTCCTCTATTTCTCCGCCTACATCCGTTTATTCTCTTCCTCTGGATTTGATTGACCGGGTTGGCGGATGGGATTGTGGCAGCGAAGCCATCGGTGAAGACCTGCATATGTATATCAAGTGTTTTTTTGCCCTCAATGGTAACTTAACCAGTCGAGTCATCTATAGCCCTGTCAGCCAAAGTAACGTCACGGGAGGTGGCGGGCTACTGAAAGACACTCGCGCGCGTTATAAACAGGCTCTGCGTCACATGTGGGGTGCTCTTGATACTGGCTTTGCGCTTCGTAAACTGGTTCAGCTATGGCAAGATCGCAAGCAAACTTGTCGTTCCTATCAACCCCTTCACTACACCATCTCAGATGCCGATCATCTTGCCATTCCCGAAAGCTTCCCAGGCGATGAGCACAGCGGACAGACCTATGACAACGGTATCTTCTCAAGCATCCACAGGGAAGCTGTCCAACATCCACACTGGGAAAATGTTTTCTATATGCTGCACCGCCTTTTCGAAGCTCACTTTCTTCCCGTTCATATGGCTATTCTGGTACTTTCTTCGGCACTTTATGTCAAGCTCACAGAAGGCAATGAGGACCCACGAAACCTGGCTTGGATTTTTAGCTGGTGTAATCTTGTTCGCATTTACGGTTTCTTTCAAATTGGAGTCTACGTGTCTCTATACGAAAGCTTTCACCAGACGGGAGTCGCCAGCCGGGAGAGGGAAATGGTCAAGGCTGGACTGGCCAACGGGATGGACTTTTCCCGACGATCTCTCAAAAACAACTGGTATGACTACTTTGCGATTCCCGTTGTCGCTCCTCTATATGGCACCATACCCAGTGCTCAAGCTTTGATTTGCCAGCTTTGGGGCCAAGACCTTGTTTATACTGTGAGCAAGAAGGCAACGCGGCGTCAGATACCCGTCGTGAAGGTTGACAACATGGCCTAA
- a CDS encoding Fms-interacting protein-domain-containing protein produces MAIDKIITDPRLCAVLQISDQARDQAGALLSLGEQSCSERPPSAEAQAEIAKQQKLLFTTMAHLKGLHRNVCFSARETKSQTAESRQEVDRLHLQLQNLYYEQRHLQGEITACESYDHKYQQLPLITVEEFLAQHPEHENDDENTLMVARIDHERSEREALEQQRQELLKRKQKLIADNKRRKDDLANLDNDLEKFIDAAKPIQKLFEKAP; encoded by the exons ATGGCGATCGATAAGATTATTACCGACCCAAGGCTTTGCGCAGTCTTGCAGATTTCAGACCAGGCACGCGACCAGGCTGGCGCACTCCTCAGTCTGGGTGAACAATCATGCAGCGAAAGACCTCCATCAGCAGAAGCGCAAGCTGAAATCGCCAAGCAGCAAAAACTCCTTTTCACAACCATGGCGCATCTGAAAGGACTGCACCGAAACGTCTGTTTCTCCGCCCGTGAGACCAAGTCCCAGACTGCCGAGTCGCGTCAAGAAGTCGACCGCCTGCATCTCCAGCTTCAGAATCTGTATTACGAACAACGACACCTCCAAGGAGAGATTACCGCATGCGAATCATACGA CCACAAATACCAACAATTGCCTCTTATCACTGTCGAGGAATTCCTTGCCCAACACCCCGAACACGAGAATGACGACGAGAATACATTGATGGTTGCGCGCATAGATCACGAACGGTCTGAGCGTGAAGCTCTGGAGCAACAGCGACAGGAGCTGCTTAAGCGAAAGCAGAAGCTGATTGCGGACAACAAAAGAAGGAAGGATGACCTTGCCAACTTGGATAATGATTTGGAAAAATTCATTGAT GCTGCCAAACCGATTCAGAAGCTGTTTGAAAAGGCACCCTAA
- a CDS encoding hemolysin-III related-domain-containing protein, which translates to MSDVTTAITTACAYKARDGDNIASTSGSDIRPDVEPRRRRHSFFIPRRRSIVGHIMDGEEGLLLKVDLFLSELERRLDFIENYVDLSKDSSISRTFSTLQAVRSRCSHASEEVLGAGRRRLHIMVDTLEARYKETLEAAESLNEKAHVGVDLLENMLSDFETRAYKLREQGFANAANAAEAFMDEGRRVANEGIERAIQAALSLEEHIQQAIVLAKEGRLLSYDDLPSPWRNNPHIHKGYRFTESKLECVRSAFNLSNELVNIWSHALGLILVLAIALYFYPNTANFTLSTKSDVFVAGVFFVMACLTLVCSTVWHTMNAVADVDAISIFACVDYTGISLLIAASIMTTEYTAFYCDPVSRYVYMGLTAFLGIGGVILPWHPRFNGADMAWARVAFFVGLALTGFMPMVQLGWTHGLDFVYNFYSPISKSMLVYFTGAVVYASKIPERWFPGCFDYVGGSHNLWHAAVLGGILFHYSAMQTFFANAFHRAEAGCPSY; encoded by the coding sequence ATGTCAGACGTTACCACCGCCATCACAACAGCCTGTGCCTATAAGGCTCGGGACGGGGATAATATAGCAAGTACATCCGGATCCGACATTCGACCTGACGTCGAACCCCGAAGACGACGACACTCCTTCTTCATTCCCAGGAGACGATCCATTGTTGGCCATATCATGGATGGCGAAGagggtcttcttctcaaagtcgacctTTTCCTCTCGGAACTCGAGCGTCGGCTTGATTTTATTGAGAACTATGTTGATTTGAGTAAGGACTCCAGCATCTCCCGTACCTTCTCTACACTTCAGGCTGTTCGTTCGAGATGTTCCCACGCTTCTGAGGAAGTCCTTGGTGCAGGACGACGCCGTTTACATATTATGGTCGATACTCTAGAGGCAAGATATAAGGAGACCTTAGAGGCCGCCGAGTCGCTGAATGAGAAGGCTCACGTTGGAGTCGATTTACTTGAAAACATGCTCTCTGATTTCGAAACTAGAGCCTACAAATTGCGTGAGCAGGGCTTCGCAAACGCCGCCAACGCTGCCGAGGCTTTCATGGATGAGGGACGCCGAGTTGCCAACGAAGGAATCGAGCGTGCCATTCAAGCCGCTCTTTCACTGGAGGAGCACATTCAACAAGCTATCGTTCTGGCCAAGGAAGGGCGCCTCCTCTCCTACGATGACCTCCCCTCACCTTGGCGAAACAACCCTCACATCCACAAGGGTTACCGTTTCACTGAATCCAAACTCGAATGCGTACGCTCAGCCTTTAATCTTTCCAATGAGCTAGTCAACATCTGGTCCCATGCACTGGGTCTTATTTTGGTCCTCGCGATCGCGCTTTATTTCTACCCAAATACTGCCAACTTTACACTCAGTACTAAGTCCGATGTGTTCGTCGCGGGCGTTTTTTTTGTTATGGCTTGCCTCACTTTGGTTTGCTCAACGGTTTGGCACACTATGAATGCTGTTGCAGATGTCGATGCCATTTCAATATTTGCCTGCGTGGACTATACCGGCATTTCTCTGTTGATTGCTGCCTCAATCATGACGACTGAATACACAGCCTTCTACTGCGACCCTGTCAGTCGATACGTCTATATGGGCTTAACAGCTTTCCTCGGAATTGGAGGCGTCATTCTCCCGTGGCATCCTCGCTTTAATGGTGCTGACATGGCATGGGCGCGAGTCGCTTTTTTTGTTGGCCTTGCCTTGACCGGGTTTATGCCTATGGTTCAGCTTGGGTGGACTCACGGACTCGACTTCGTGTACAACTTCTACTCGCCAATCTCCAAGTCGATGCTCGTGTACTTTACGGGCGCAGTTGTTTACGCCAGTAAGATCCCCGAAAGGTGGTTTCCTGGCTGCTTTGACTATGTTGGTGGAAGTCATAACCTCTGGCATGCCGCAGTTCTCGGAGGCATCCTCTTCCATTACTCGGCCATGCAAACCTTCTTTGCCAACGCCTTCCAC